A genomic window from Martelella lutilitoris includes:
- a CDS encoding LysR family transcriptional regulator produces MSVDTLTIISVHEVLKCGGLRPAARALHRPPASMAAAVSRMEDELATPLVQKAGSRLSLTLEGRRLMPDIALAAGTARALGELAAVDAARKAKLSVSFLTLSRFSQVARSGSIRRAAREIGIGQPQLSRQISAFEADMNRALFVRSAEGIDLTPAGQQALALAETLEEVWKRLTKSAARQFRRTVSTCHLGSVIPLGYESNTARSLARLSARWLEQRPGAPLFISSTTADELMRGLQGGTYDVALLDTEAIPDNFERRAISRSRLSIVGPRRLIETSGGDVANLVLTRPVAVPSLKSGLRQKADALFAEKLSEAERTAMRMVEVDSLPIIINLVIEHDFVAVLPEAAFLSMAAPIGSIPLADRFSLTLSLVWPPTTAAARQASRILEVLPAID; encoded by the coding sequence ATGTCCGTGGATACGCTGACGATCATAAGCGTGCATGAAGTGCTGAAATGCGGCGGCCTGCGCCCCGCAGCGCGCGCATTGCATCGTCCGCCGGCCAGCATGGCAGCCGCCGTCAGCCGGATGGAGGACGAACTCGCCACGCCGCTGGTGCAGAAGGCTGGATCGCGCCTGTCGCTGACGCTTGAGGGACGGCGGCTGATGCCGGATATCGCGCTTGCGGCAGGCACGGCCCGCGCTCTTGGGGAGCTTGCGGCGGTTGACGCCGCGCGAAAAGCGAAGCTGTCGGTGAGCTTCCTCACGCTTTCCCGCTTCTCGCAGGTGGCGCGCTCGGGCAGTATCCGACGCGCCGCGCGGGAGATCGGCATCGGCCAGCCGCAGCTTTCCCGCCAGATTTCCGCCTTCGAAGCGGACATGAACCGGGCCCTCTTTGTCCGCAGCGCCGAGGGCATTGACCTGACGCCCGCCGGCCAGCAGGCGCTCGCGCTTGCCGAGACGCTCGAGGAAGTGTGGAAACGCCTGACCAAGAGTGCGGCCCGCCAGTTCCGCCGCACGGTCTCCACCTGCCACCTGGGATCGGTGATCCCGCTCGGCTACGAGAGCAACACGGCGCGCTCCCTCGCCCGGCTTTCCGCGCGCTGGCTCGAGCAGCGGCCCGGCGCGCCGTTGTTCATCTCGTCCACCACGGCGGATGAACTGATGCGCGGCCTGCAGGGCGGCACCTATGACGTGGCGCTGCTGGACACCGAGGCGATCCCGGACAATTTCGAGCGCCGGGCGATCTCGCGCTCGCGCCTCTCCATTGTCGGCCCGCGCCGGCTGATCGAGACAAGCGGCGGGGACGTCGCCAATCTGGTGCTGACCCGCCCGGTCGCGGTGCCGAGCCTCAAGAGCGGGCTCAGGCAAAAGGCCGACGCGCTTTTCGCCGAGAAGCTGAGCGAAGCCGAACGGACGGCGATGCGCATGGTCGAGGTCGATTCCCTGCCGATCATCATCAACCTCGTCATCGAGCACGATTTTGTCGCCGTGCTGCCGGAGGCCGCCTTTCTTTCCATGGCCGCCCCGATCGGCAGCATTCCGCTGGCGGATCGTTTCAGCCTCACCCTCTCCCTGGTCTGGCCGCCGACAACGGCCGCCGCCCGCCAGGCAAGCCGCATCCTGGAGGTTTTGCCGGCGATCGACTGA
- a CDS encoding host attachment protein yields the protein MSLFKVPHKSWVVVCDGSRALFLENGGDAEILNLRVEERFAHDDAPSRDIGTDKPGRSHSSVGSGRSAMEETDWHEQAEQEFVKRVAERLNALVYDKTIEDYVLIAPPAAIGALRPHLKSETSGAMREEIQKELANQSVADIEKHLTKLRAA from the coding sequence ATGAGCCTGTTCAAAGTTCCCCACAAATCCTGGGTCGTTGTCTGCGACGGTTCGCGGGCGCTGTTTCTGGAAAATGGCGGCGATGCCGAGATCCTGAATCTCAGGGTGGAAGAGCGCTTCGCCCACGACGACGCGCCCTCGCGCGATATCGGCACCGACAAGCCCGGCCGCTCCCATTCCTCGGTCGGCAGCGGTCGCAGCGCCATGGAGGAAACCGACTGGCATGAACAGGCGGAGCAGGAATTTGTCAAACGGGTGGCCGAACGCCTCAACGCCCTCGTCTATGACAAGACGATCGAGGACTATGTCCTGATCGCCCCGCCGGCGGCAATCGGTGCGCTCCGCCCCCATCTCAAGTCCGAGACAAGCGGGGCAATGCGCGAGGAAATCCAGAAGGAACTCGCCAACCAGTCGGTCGCCGATATCGAGAAGCACCTGACCAAATTGCGGGCCGCCTGA
- a CDS encoding DeoR/GlpR family DNA-binding transcription regulator encodes MAELHRHQKILALLAEHPFLSVTELTDATGVSAATVRRDIDKLEKAGFGQRVHGGIAAEKGHHARRAIPLPFMENRDIAVEQKRAIAAAASTLVRDGTSIIIHGGSTCFHFGMAIARRNLRVFTHSMPLAAYLAEYGECQLTIGGGDLHREPGIVYDRFADERAFYASQFFVGALGIERQGLMETNPLLVQLTRDMAAFANEIIVLVDSRKFAERTSTLSLPFAQIRRLVTDDGLADADARMLEEEGVDYIVAARKGETDA; translated from the coding sequence ATGGCGGAGTTGCACCGGCACCAGAAAATACTGGCCCTGCTTGCTGAGCACCCCTTTCTCTCGGTCACCGAACTGACCGACGCGACGGGCGTGTCCGCAGCGACCGTCCGGCGCGACATCGACAAGCTTGAGAAGGCAGGCTTCGGCCAGCGCGTGCATGGCGGCATCGCGGCCGAAAAGGGTCATCACGCCCGCCGCGCCATCCCCCTTCCCTTCATGGAAAACCGCGACATCGCGGTCGAGCAGAAACGGGCGATTGCGGCCGCCGCCTCGACGCTCGTGCGCGACGGCACGTCGATCATCATTCACGGCGGCTCGACCTGCTTTCACTTCGGCATGGCCATTGCCCGGCGCAATCTCAGGGTCTTCACCCATTCCATGCCGCTCGCCGCCTATCTCGCCGAATATGGCGAATGCCAGCTGACCATCGGCGGCGGCGACCTGCACCGAGAGCCCGGCATCGTCTATGACCGGTTCGCCGACGAGCGCGCCTTCTATGCCTCGCAGTTCTTCGTCGGCGCGCTCGGCATTGAACGGCAAGGGCTGATGGAGACCAACCCGCTGCTGGTCCAGCTGACCCGCGATATGGCCGCCTTCGCCAACGAGATCATCGTCCTCGTCGACAGCCGCAAATTTGCCGAACGGACATCGACGCTGTCCCTACCCTTTGCCCAGATCCGCAGGCTGGTGACCGATGACGGCCTCGCCGATGCCGATGCCCGCATGCTCGAGGAGGAAGGCGTCGATTATATCGTCGCCGCGCGAAAGGGAGAGACCGACGCATGA
- a CDS encoding sugar ABC transporter ATP-binding protein: protein MTETSRPVLEMEGISKTFGSVKALEDVAITAHGGEVHALMGENGAGKSTLMKILSGAYTPDKGGTILVGGKPVPEGNPKAAKAMGVAVIYQELSLAPNLTVAENVFLGNERARSGIVNRAEMRSRTAPLLKRLGVDFSPSTVVGSLSLGERQLVEIARAMSTNAQIIVMDEPTTSLSSRETERLFEVIAALKADGIAIIYISHRMEEVYRLADRCSVLRDGKYIGTLDRDELSAERLISMMVGRELSTFYKKEHVERAESAETVLEVRNMSAGRKVRDCSFSVRRGEVLGVSGLVGSGRTELARLIYGADKATSGTVLLEGREVTPQSPSAALDAGIVYLTEDRKQLGLFLDMTIADNINICVMGEDSGPAGTRNFRAARKRARAEFEKLSIRAPSPFVNVGSLSGGNQQKVLLGRLLEVKPKVIILDEPTRGVDVGAKSEIYRLIDELARQGLAVVMISSELPEIINVADRVIVMREGEIAGEVTSSDGAAIEQEAIMRLSTGSGAAA, encoded by the coding sequence ATGACAGAGACCTCACGCCCGGTTCTGGAAATGGAAGGGATTTCAAAGACCTTCGGGTCCGTGAAGGCCCTGGAGGATGTCGCGATCACCGCCCATGGCGGCGAGGTGCACGCGCTGATGGGTGAAAACGGCGCCGGCAAATCGACCCTGATGAAGATCCTCTCCGGCGCCTATACGCCGGACAAGGGCGGCACCATCCTGGTCGGCGGCAAGCCTGTGCCGGAAGGCAACCCGAAGGCGGCCAAGGCCATGGGCGTTGCCGTGATCTACCAGGAGCTGTCGCTCGCGCCCAATCTGACGGTCGCCGAAAACGTGTTCCTCGGCAATGAGCGCGCGCGCTCCGGTATCGTCAACCGCGCGGAGATGCGTTCGCGCACCGCGCCGCTGCTGAAGCGTCTCGGCGTCGACTTCTCCCCCTCGACAGTGGTCGGCAGCCTCTCGCTCGGCGAACGCCAGCTTGTCGAGATCGCCCGCGCCATGTCCACCAATGCGCAGATCATCGTCATGGACGAGCCGACGACATCGCTGTCAAGCCGCGAGACCGAACGCCTGTTCGAGGTGATCGCCGCGCTCAAGGCCGACGGCATCGCCATCATCTACATCTCGCACCGCATGGAGGAGGTCTACCGCCTTGCCGACCGCTGCTCGGTGCTGCGCGACGGCAAGTATATCGGCACGCTTGACCGCGACGAGCTGAGCGCCGAACGGCTGATCTCGATGATGGTCGGTCGCGAGCTCTCGACCTTCTACAAGAAAGAGCATGTCGAGCGCGCCGAAAGCGCCGAAACGGTCCTCGAGGTGCGCAATATGAGCGCCGGCCGCAAGGTGCGCGATTGCTCCTTTTCCGTCCGGCGCGGCGAGGTGCTTGGCGTCTCCGGCCTTGTCGGCTCCGGACGCACCGAGCTTGCCCGGCTGATCTACGGCGCCGACAAGGCGACATCCGGCACGGTGCTGCTCGAAGGCCGGGAGGTGACCCCGCAAAGCCCGAGCGCCGCGCTTGACGCCGGCATCGTCTATCTGACGGAAGACCGCAAGCAGCTCGGCCTGTTCCTCGACATGACGATTGCCGACAACATCAATATCTGCGTCATGGGCGAGGATTCGGGACCCGCCGGAACGCGCAACTTCAGGGCGGCGCGCAAGCGGGCGCGCGCCGAGTTCGAGAAACTGTCGATCCGCGCGCCCTCGCCTTTCGTCAATGTCGGTTCGCTGTCGGGCGGCAACCAGCAGAAGGTGCTGCTCGGACGGCTGCTGGAAGTCAAACCGAAAGTGATCATACTCGACGAGCCGACCCGCGGCGTCGATGTCGGCGCGAAATCCGAAATCTACCGGCTGATCGATGAACTGGCGCGCCAGGGTCTCGCCGTGGTGATGATCTCCAGCGAGTTGCCGGAAATCATCAATGTCGCCGACCGCGTCATCGTCATGCGCGAAGGCGAGATCGCCGGCGAGGTGACATCGTCGGACGGTGCGGCGATCGAACAGGAAGCAATCATGCGGCTTTCCACGGGAAGCGGGGCCGCTGCATGA
- a CDS encoding ABC transporter permease subunit — protein sequence MTETQKGAAGGRSYQVGTLIKTLGMLPVLILLAIGFQLLTGKFLGVNNLSIVMQQASINIVLAAGMTFVILTGGIDLSVGSILAASAMAAVIFSLNPALGWIGVPAGLALGLVFGLANGALVAFLRLPPFIVTLGSLTAVRGVARLMGNDTTVFNAELPFAVIGNGAILGVPILAIIALLVILISWFVLRRTVLGTWIYAVGGNQEAARLTGIKVPLVLLFVYGVSGLMAGLGGVMSAARLYAANGLQLGQSYELDAIAAVILGGTSFVGGVGSIWGTLIGALIIAVLSNGLILTGTSDIWQFIIKGLVIIAAVTLDRFRGKGSDRT from the coding sequence ATGACTGAGACGCAGAAGGGAGCGGCCGGCGGCCGGTCCTACCAGGTCGGCACGCTGATCAAGACGCTCGGCATGCTGCCGGTGCTGATCCTGCTGGCAATCGGATTCCAGCTCCTGACCGGCAAATTCTTGGGCGTCAACAATCTGTCGATCGTCATGCAGCAGGCCTCGATCAACATCGTGCTGGCGGCCGGCATGACCTTCGTCATCCTGACCGGGGGCATCGACCTTTCGGTCGGCTCGATCCTTGCGGCGTCCGCCATGGCGGCGGTGATCTTCTCGCTCAACCCGGCGCTCGGCTGGATCGGCGTGCCGGCAGGGCTGGCGCTTGGCCTGGTCTTCGGCCTTGCCAACGGCGCGCTGGTGGCGTTCCTGCGATTGCCGCCCTTCATCGTCACGCTCGGATCGCTGACGGCGGTGCGCGGCGTGGCCCGGCTGATGGGCAATGACACGACGGTGTTCAACGCCGAACTGCCATTCGCGGTGATCGGCAACGGCGCGATCCTCGGCGTGCCGATCCTTGCCATCATCGCCCTTCTGGTCATTCTGATTTCCTGGTTCGTGCTGCGCCGCACGGTGCTCGGCACCTGGATCTATGCCGTCGGCGGCAACCAGGAGGCGGCACGGCTGACGGGCATCAAGGTGCCGCTTGTGCTGCTGTTCGTCTACGGCGTCTCCGGCCTGATGGCAGGGCTTGGCGGCGTCATGTCGGCGGCCAGGCTTTACGCGGCCAACGGCCTGCAACTCGGACAATCCTATGAGCTCGACGCAATCGCCGCCGTCATTCTGGGCGGTACCAGTTTCGTTGGCGGCGTCGGCTCGATCTGGGGCACGCTGATCGGTGCGCTGATCATCGCTGTCCTGTCGAACGGCCTGATCCTGACGGGAACGTCGGATATCTGGCAGTTCATCATCAAGGGCCTTGTCATTATCGCTGCCGTCACCCTCGACCGCTTCCGCGGCAAGGGTTCCGACAGGACGTAA
- a CDS encoding ABC transporter substrate-binding protein — translation MHISKKLLLGAAAAIAMTASGAQAQDKELNSIGISVGLLGNPFFVATIKGIEDRAREINPDVEITSVSADYDLNKQVSQIDNFIAKGVDIIMLNAVDDTAIAPAVNRAKNAGITIAAFDVSAPGADVTVMTDNIAAGQKACQYIVDALSGEGNVAIIKGPSSSSLNDRFTGCMEVFEANDGINVVSNDQNGLAAREGGMNVMQGLLTRFSDLDAVFGANDPMALGAQLAAKQLGRTDIIITGVDGAPDTEKSLKDPNSLLKASASQDPYVMAGEALELGYKFYQGEDIEETTVLLEPQLITADNVDEYQGWTAVRE, via the coding sequence ATGCATATTTCGAAGAAACTTCTTCTTGGCGCGGCAGCGGCCATCGCCATGACGGCGTCCGGCGCGCAGGCGCAGGACAAGGAACTGAACAGCATCGGCATTTCCGTCGGCCTGCTCGGCAACCCGTTCTTCGTCGCCACCATCAAGGGCATCGAGGACCGCGCCCGCGAGATCAACCCCGATGTCGAGATCACCTCGGTCTCGGCCGATTACGACCTCAACAAGCAAGTGAGCCAGATCGATAACTTCATCGCCAAGGGCGTCGACATCATCATGCTGAACGCCGTGGACGACACGGCGATCGCTCCCGCCGTCAACCGCGCCAAGAACGCCGGCATCACGATCGCCGCCTTCGACGTTTCCGCGCCGGGCGCTGACGTGACCGTGATGACGGATAATATCGCCGCCGGCCAGAAGGCCTGCCAGTACATCGTCGACGCGCTTTCCGGCGAAGGCAATGTCGCCATCATCAAGGGCCCGTCCTCCTCCTCGCTCAATGACCGTTTCACCGGCTGCATGGAGGTGTTCGAGGCCAATGACGGCATCAATGTCGTTTCCAACGACCAGAACGGCCTAGCCGCGCGCGAAGGCGGCATGAACGTGATGCAGGGTCTGCTGACCCGTTTCTCCGATCTCGACGCGGTCTTCGGCGCCAATGACCCGATGGCGCTCGGCGCCCAGCTTGCCGCCAAGCAGCTCGGTCGCACCGACATCATCATCACCGGCGTCGACGGCGCTCCGGATACGGAAAAGTCGCTGAAGGACCCGAACTCACTGCTGAAGGCATCCGCGTCCCAGGACCCTTACGTCATGGCCGGCGAGGCGCTTGAGCTTGGTTACAAGTTCTATCAGGGCGAGGATATCGAGGAGACCACGGTTCTGCTCGAGCCGCAGCTGATCACGGCGGACAATGTCGACGAGTATCAGGGCTGGACGGCCGTTCGCGAGTAA
- a CDS encoding ABC transporter ATP-binding protein — protein sequence MQDQQTAKTDDNRRKPIFSARGLAKVYTSGEVEVKALAGVDLDLFDGEMVVLLGPSGSGKSTLLNIVGGLDRASSGTVRFRDEIISDYTEWKLTRYRRAHVGFVFQFYNLIPSLTARENVALVGAISKNPMPPEEALEMVGLKQRMDHFPAQMSGGEQQRVAIARAIAKRPEVLFCDEPTGALDSKTGILVLEVLCRINEELGATVAIITHNADIRRIAHRVITFRDGKIEGTEINQERLNPAEIQW from the coding sequence ATGCAGGACCAGCAAACAGCCAAGACCGACGACAATCGCCGCAAGCCGATTTTTTCCGCGCGCGGCCTGGCGAAGGTCTATACGAGCGGCGAGGTCGAGGTGAAGGCGCTGGCCGGCGTCGACCTCGACCTCTTCGACGGCGAGATGGTGGTGCTGCTCGGCCCTTCGGGCAGCGGCAAGTCGACGCTTCTCAACATTGTCGGCGGGCTCGACCGGGCGAGCTCGGGTACGGTCCGGTTCCGCGACGAGATCATTTCCGATTATACCGAATGGAAACTGACGCGCTATCGCCGCGCCCATGTCGGCTTCGTCTTCCAGTTCTACAACCTGATCCCGAGCCTGACGGCGCGCGAGAATGTGGCGCTGGTCGGGGCGATCTCGAAAAACCCGATGCCGCCCGAAGAGGCGCTGGAAATGGTCGGGCTGAAACAGCGGATGGATCATTTTCCGGCCCAGATGTCGGGCGGCGAGCAGCAGCGCGTCGCCATTGCCCGTGCCATTGCCAAACGGCCGGAGGTTCTCTTCTGCGACGAGCCGACCGGCGCGCTCGATTCGAAAACCGGCATTCTCGTGCTCGAAGTGCTCTGCCGCATCAATGAGGAGCTCGGCGCCACCGTCGCCATCATCACCCACAATGCCGATATCCGCAGGATCGCCCATCGTGTCATCACCTTCCGCGACGGCAAAATCGAGGGCACGGAGATCAACCAGGAGCGCCTGAACCCGGCGGAGATCCAATGGTAG
- a CDS encoding ABC transporter permease, with amino-acid sequence MVAILDRKLLRDVRRLWAQLLAVALVLACGVAVLIMAVGVYRSLIETRDTFYDRYRFADVFATVTRAPDRLAEEIRAIDGVLRADFRVVKPAILDITGMQAPAAATVVSTPDSGEPLLNRVYIRAGRLPDPNRVGEVAVSENFAKAHGFSPGDRFEALMDGKKRRLTITAIVLSPEYVYAIGPGDMVPDNARYGILYMPETVFDGIFDMDGAFNEVALQLGRNANEDAVIERLDHLLSPYGGIGAYGRDRQISNAFVDSELTQLKAMAGVLPPIFLGVAAFLVNMVLSRMIALEREQIGLLKALGFSSPAIAAHYIKLTLVIVIIGTAIGFALGSWWGVAMTRLYVRFYTFPFLVFDWSPDVYLLAGGVAAAAALVGAARVIYRAASLPAAVAMRPPEPVRYRQLSLGFRLPRLLSELTIMALRNITRFPVRAAMTVVGIAMPVALLTVGMSTSNSMDAMIRAIFFDTQRQDATVSFTDALAPEALISLGRLPGVMRAEGFRSEPVILRNGYLEKHLSINSAAGSDDLSRVVDPDAVQLSIPPDGLMISERVAETLGLSTGDMAEVELVTRNHRLVDVPVTSVVQSFLGLAVFMDDAALDHLVGDGRRISGANIAVDETRLAAFYGAVKETPKIAGVALNRLSLENFRKTMRENIDIMSTIYIALAAVITFGVVYNSARILLSERGRELASLRVLGFSRAEVSQVLLVEIAVLITLAQPIGWYLGYFFAKLVISGFSSDLFTIPFVVDLDSYARASLVVVIAGLLSALVVRRRIDRFDLVEVLKTRE; translated from the coding sequence ATGGTAGCGATCCTCGACCGCAAGCTTCTGCGCGACGTGCGGCGTCTCTGGGCGCAGCTTCTGGCGGTGGCACTGGTTCTGGCCTGCGGCGTGGCTGTGCTGATCATGGCCGTCGGCGTCTACCGCTCGCTGATCGAGACGCGCGACACGTTTTATGACCGCTATCGCTTCGCCGATGTCTTTGCCACGGTGACCCGCGCGCCCGACCGGCTGGCCGAGGAGATACGGGCGATCGACGGGGTGTTGCGCGCCGATTTCCGTGTGGTCAAGCCCGCCATTCTCGACATTACCGGCATGCAGGCTCCGGCCGCCGCCACCGTGGTCTCGACGCCCGACAGCGGCGAGCCGCTCTTAAACCGCGTCTATATCCGCGCCGGGCGCCTGCCCGACCCGAACCGCGTCGGCGAGGTGGCGGTTTCGGAAAATTTCGCCAAGGCGCACGGCTTTTCGCCCGGAGACCGTTTCGAGGCGCTGATGGACGGCAAGAAGCGCCGTCTCACCATCACCGCCATCGTTCTCTCGCCCGAATATGTCTACGCCATCGGCCCGGGCGACATGGTGCCGGACAATGCCCGCTACGGCATCCTCTATATGCCGGAAACCGTGTTTGACGGCATATTCGACATGGACGGCGCGTTCAACGAGGTGGCGCTGCAACTCGGGCGCAACGCCAATGAGGACGCGGTGATCGAACGTCTTGACCACCTGCTTTCCCCTTATGGCGGCATCGGCGCCTATGGCCGCGACAGGCAGATTTCGAACGCCTTCGTCGACAGCGAACTGACGCAGTTGAAGGCCATGGCGGGGGTTCTGCCGCCAATCTTCCTCGGGGTTGCCGCCTTCCTCGTCAACATGGTGCTGTCGCGGATGATCGCGCTGGAACGCGAGCAGATCGGCCTGTTGAAGGCGCTCGGCTTTTCAAGCCCGGCCATCGCCGCGCACTATATCAAGCTGACGCTGGTGATCGTCATCATCGGCACGGCGATCGGCTTTGCGCTCGGCAGCTGGTGGGGCGTGGCGATGACCAGGCTTTACGTGCGCTTCTACACCTTCCCCTTCCTGGTGTTCGACTGGAGCCCGGACGTCTATCTCCTGGCGGGAGGCGTGGCCGCCGCAGCCGCTTTGGTCGGCGCGGCAAGGGTGATCTATCGCGCGGCCAGCCTGCCGGCCGCCGTTGCTATGCGCCCGCCCGAACCGGTGCGCTACCGGCAGCTTTCGCTCGGATTCCGGCTGCCGCGCCTGCTCTCCGAACTGACGATCATGGCGCTGCGCAATATCACGCGGTTTCCGGTGCGCGCGGCAATGACCGTGGTCGGCATCGCCATGCCGGTGGCGCTTCTGACGGTCGGCATGTCCACCTCCAATTCCATGGATGCGATGATCCGGGCGATCTTCTTCGACACGCAGCGCCAGGACGCAACAGTCAGCTTCACCGATGCACTCGCGCCCGAGGCGCTCATTTCGCTCGGCCGCCTGCCCGGCGTGATGCGCGCGGAAGGGTTTCGGTCCGAACCGGTGATCCTGCGCAACGGCTACCTGGAAAAGCATCTGTCGATCAACAGCGCTGCAGGTTCCGACGATCTCTCCCGTGTGGTGGATCCGGATGCCGTACAGCTTTCCATTCCGCCAGACGGGCTGATGATCAGCGAGCGCGTGGCCGAAACGCTCGGCCTTTCCACCGGCGACATGGCCGAGGTCGAGCTCGTGACGCGAAACCATCGTCTCGTCGACGTGCCGGTCACCTCGGTCGTGCAGAGCTTTCTGGGCCTGGCCGTCTTCATGGACGACGCGGCGCTCGACCATCTGGTCGGCGACGGCCGCCGGATTTCAGGCGCCAATATCGCCGTCGACGAGACCCGGCTTGCCGCTTTCTACGGCGCGGTAAAGGAAACGCCGAAGATTGCCGGCGTGGCGCTCAACCGGCTGTCGCTGGAAAATTTCCGCAAGACCATGCGGGAGAATATCGACATCATGTCGACCATCTATATCGCGCTTGCGGCCGTCATCACCTTCGGCGTCGTCTACAATTCCGCGCGTATTCTTCTGTCCGAGCGCGGCCGTGAGCTGGCAAGCCTCAGGGTGCTCGGGTTCTCCCGCGCGGAGGTCTCGCAGGTGCTGCTGGTGGAAATCGCGGTGTTGATCACGCTCGCCCAGCCGATCGGCTGGTATCTCGGCTATTTCTTCGCCAAGCTGGTGATTTCGGGGTTTTCGAGCGACCTTTTCACCATTCCGTTCGTCGTCGATCTCGACAGCTATGCGCGCGCGTCGCTGGTGGTCGTCATCGCCGGCCTTTTGTCCGCGCTGGTCGTGCGCCGGCGGATCGACCGTTTCGATCTCGTCGAAGTGCTGAAAACGAGGGAGTAA
- a CDS encoding efflux RND transporter periplasmic adaptor subunit, translated as MGKWIRRGLLAIVVLAVISGFYLAMREKPLPVDVTTIASGPMEVSILQEGKTRVKEIYTIHTPIAGQMLRTRFDEGDAVEAGKSVVARILPSQSALLDPRTRDELRAALDAAKVAVAIAEAERVKASANLEQADDQLRRYRNLSQRDTISAMELQQAVTAVDVAKAQLNAAEATVSLRQAELKAAEARLSEPRAALLADEEDCCIDLTAPADGVILDIYARSAQPVAIGAKIADIGDPRNLEAVVDLLSTDAVHIHAGTKAEIIDWGGEPVAANVRRVEPAAYEKVSALGISEQRVDAILDFDTVPEGLGNAFRIYARLVIWKADNVTQVPIAALFRSGNDWQVFRVDGDRAVITTVAIGRMNDETAEVTGGLAVGDQVVLHPSDTLSDGSPVTLRRVETP; from the coding sequence ATGGGAAAGTGGATCAGGAGAGGCCTTCTCGCCATCGTGGTGCTCGCCGTGATCAGCGGATTCTATCTCGCCATGCGCGAAAAGCCGCTCCCCGTCGACGTGACGACGATCGCGTCCGGGCCGATGGAAGTTTCCATCCTGCAGGAGGGCAAGACGCGGGTGAAGGAGATCTACACCATCCACACGCCGATTGCCGGGCAGATGCTGCGCACCCGCTTTGACGAGGGCGATGCGGTGGAGGCAGGTAAAAGCGTGGTTGCCCGAATCCTGCCCTCGCAATCCGCCCTTCTCGATCCGCGCACGCGCGACGAATTGCGCGCCGCCCTCGATGCCGCGAAGGTGGCGGTCGCCATCGCCGAGGCCGAACGGGTGAAGGCGTCGGCCAATCTCGAGCAGGCCGACGACCAGCTCCGGCGCTATCGCAATCTCAGCCAGCGCGACACGATTTCCGCGATGGAACTGCAGCAGGCCGTCACCGCCGTGGACGTGGCGAAGGCCCAGCTCAATGCGGCCGAAGCCACGGTCTCGCTGCGCCAGGCGGAGCTGAAAGCGGCGGAGGCTCGGCTTTCCGAGCCGCGCGCGGCGCTTCTGGCAGACGAGGAGGACTGCTGCATCGACCTTACGGCCCCCGCCGACGGCGTCATCCTCGACATCTATGCCCGCAGCGCCCAGCCGGTGGCGATCGGCGCCAAGATCGCCGATATCGGCGACCCGCGTAATCTGGAAGCCGTGGTCGATCTTCTGTCGACGGACGCGGTCCATATCCATGCCGGCACGAAGGCCGAGATCATCGACTGGGGCGGAGAGCCGGTTGCGGCAAACGTCCGACGCGTTGAACCCGCGGCCTATGAGAAGGTCTCCGCGCTCGGCATTTCCGAGCAGCGGGTCGACGCGATCCTCGATTTCGACACCGTGCCCGAAGGCCTCGGCAATGCCTTCCGCATCTATGCCCGTCTGGTAATCTGGAAGGCCGACAATGTTACGCAGGTGCCGATCGCCGCGCTGTTCCGCTCCGGCAATGACTGGCAGGTCTTCAGGGTCGACGGCGACCGGGCCGTGATCACGACCGTCGCGATCGGCCGGATGAACGACGAGACAGCCGAAGTGACCGGCGGGCTTGCCGTCGGCGATCAGGTGGTGCTGCATCCCAGCGACACTTTGTCGGACGGTTCGCCGGTGACGCTGAGGCGCGTGGAAACGCCGTGA